CCCCAAAAAATGTATCCCAAATATGTTTACCAGATTCATAGTCTTCTCACAAAGACTCTTCATATCCATATCAATGTGTGTATCGATGGACATACATGCccctttttgggtattttgggaCTGAGTGGGCCCCCAAGACACCCTTggatcaacatttttttatgagTGTTGTACTTTAATACTCCGAGATCTCGcctttttaaaaagtttgttaAGGGTAGGGTCCGAATATCATAAAATAAAGAACCAGAATCCTATTTTAACCGGAGGGCCAAACTCTACCACCCCTTCATGAAAATCGATGCAGCCGtttttctatacggaacaaacggATTTTCCAATAACAGGTGGCATTTTGACATTCAAAGGAtatttatttcataataaaCAGGATGGTAAGCCGTTAATAATGAAAACGAACATCAGTCAAATGACCACCACAACTATGCTTACAGGATCATAtccttttcatgaaattttcatgtctaaaattttcagcggtggttatcccctcctaatgctggtaatatTTGTGACTTACTGTAGggtttggtatggcagccatgtaaaaacttctccccaaagaggtgtcgcactgcagcatgccatttgaactcggctataaaaggaaggTACctccatcattgagcttaaacttgaataggacagcattcattgatatgtgagaatttgcaTTTTCgaaaaagtatggtccaatgaccCCGCCGGATTTTAAACTGCACCAAATAGTCACACGTCTTAACAATAACTCTTGGATTTTCCGAGCCCAAGATGCGACAATTTAGCTTGTTGACATATCATCAGTCAAGATGATTTCATGCTTTCACCATTTGTGTagtgaattttaataatttcatcgcgtttttgaagtttttataccctacaccaacaccACTGTGgtaagggtattataactttgtccaTTTGTTTACAattattgaattattttttaattgctatgatttttttcaattacagtcgtaatacaattttttcgtaattttgaattaaaaaattaattgaatcaattaattttttaattgaatctgaaataattttcaattacaatCGCGATATATTTTATTCgtgatattttattaaattaaaaagttaatggAATAAATCATTTATTAAACTGGATCGAAAAATGTTTCAACTATGAATTGGTGttagacaaacattttttcaatttcttctacaaaaacggtgattgatattatcatttttgtgAAACAGTTTTAATTAcaaattttcgtgattgaaccCGATGTTAATCTTTCTCTGTGTAAGTCAACGGATCGGCCtaaaatcactttttgattcgattttgctatgtccgtctgtctgtattcttgtgatcaaggtaaaggtcgtatttgttgtccgattataaaaaaattttgcacaagtcacttttttggcccaagggcAAACTCTATtgaacggttcagattaagatatatttagctcccatttatatatttcatccgatatggccttggCCATAATTTTGAtgtgatctttacaaaattttgcacaacaagttctatttaatgttccaacatgtgctcataattttatcgaaatcggttcagttttagatatagctcccatatatatctttcatccgatataaccTTTTaaggccacaattttggtccaatctttacaaaacttagcatgaggtatttttTTACGTCCCAATATCTAAATAAAACGTcgtccagattcggataaaactcccatatatatatctgtcatctgatatggccttttaaggctgtagaagccacagttgtAGTCCTATCTTAACAAAAATCAGCGTAAGGTGTTTTGTTTAACGCCCcagtatgtgtacaaaatttcatcaaaatcggtcatgatttagatgtagctcccatataaatatatatttcatcctttATGGCCCttttaggctgtagaagccacaatttatctcccatcgtaagaaaatcgtacaaaGTTTTATTCACTATTTCAAAAggaatgcaaaattaaagtcttagTAGGTTTCAACAAATGTTCTTTGTagtaaaagtattacgtagactcggtggtgtagggtttttATAGGCGGCAtcttgaacccttagaagccgcaattgttattctatttgaccgaaattttgtgcgtagtgttctattacgacttctaTTACAACaatgtacgatccaaatcgatttgtaacctaatatagctcccatataaacttaccTCCTGAGTCCACGCCTTGAGCCCCTGAATATTGtaattattgtctgatttggatgaaatttttatttttatgcactAAAATTCATACCAAAGTCTTGCTTGATTTTGGCATCTGAACCAAGAAAAGTTAGGGTTGACTGAGAATGTCAGTGCTGTTGTCGCATTTTTAAATGCACTTTCGGCtcgaatttttgtgtttttgttttaccgTTACTTACCATTCCTGATGTCGCAAATCGATCGTTCTGTGAACTTGTAACTGTCTTTCGCACAGTACTTCTCAGTTTATCGGGAAGATTCCCAATAAACACATAACATTTTTGTTTACTATTGAAAACCAACTAAGCACAACTCCAAAGATCCACTACTCCTGCATATATTTCTTCCTTATTTCATATCATCGACTTGAACTTTCAATACTCAAATAAAAATACttcaattttataattttaggcGTTTAGCAGAAGAACTCGACGAGCTCGAATGTGGAATATGGGTATTTTGTTCCTGATATACTACAGCGTTACAGTGTACTCGGCTAAAGATTCCAAACTGGATGAACCTGTCTCGTTAACCGATTTAGGCAGTGCTGAAAGCCAAAATGAGGAGCTTCCTGCCAAGTCCGGCGAACAATTGGATGAAACTAGCGAAGGAGCGGAGGAGACAGAGGTAGGTCTAAATGAACGATTATCCCCAGTATGTAACAAATCGGCATATtgttctgagacccaacaaagtatatgtattctcaatcgtcttgacattctaagtcggcTTTTAGCCttttccgtccgtttgtcgagagcacgctaactttcgaaggaataaagtttGGCGctaaaaatttagcacgaatacTTGCTATAAGTgtgagtcggttgggattgtatatgggctatatcggtctatagtttgatatagttgccataaaaatcgatcttgcatcttgacttcttgggcctctagggggcgcaattcttatccgatttggctgcagcagatattttattttgactttagagggcgcaattattaaagtggtttgttttgacttccaacaactgcgtcaagtattgTCCACATCGggtcacaacctgatatatctcccatataaacctgagaccccgattttatttcttgagccattatagggctcaattcttatccgatttgaaattttacacaatgaaccAAACCAAATATatccccaatcggttcatagctcGGTTTTGCTCAAATagtatagcaatttttatccatcattttttgtttgtctataaagagatattggctacagaacttgacaaatgcgatccatggtggggggtatataagattcggcccgaccgaacttagcacgcttttacttatttttatttacttatttgcccaattttgtattttaaaccGGACGGGCCATTTATAAAATTACCATAGAACTACACATTTATGGGAGATTACTCTCTTCAAAATATTGTATGACatatttcaataatatttttggttttgtttttcaaatacaacaatttttaTCTCCAGTTTATAGTAACTAGCACACAAGCCACACATGCAGCGCCGAGTCACTCACTGCCAACATGGCGCCCTAAGCGTGAAAATTGTACTCCTCCAGCGATAGAACAGTTCCCTCCCACCCTCATGGGTCCATGGCTGAGAAGACATGGAGGTCTGATTATACACGTCCTGGTGGCTGTTTTCACATTCTTCGGTCTGGCCATAGTGTGCGACGAGTATTTTGTGGCCAGTTTGGATCGTCTGTGCGAAGGTGAGAAAGCTTTTCAACCGTTCTTATCAATATTTGTAACCTATCTCCTCCTCTGCTTTAACTAGAATTGAAGTTATCTCCCGATGTGGCTGGTGCTACTTTCATGGCGGCTGGCAGTTCAGCACCGGAATTGGCCACAGTGGTCATTGGTGTCTTCTTTGCTAAGGACGACATTGGTATTAGTGGTGTAATTGGTTCGGCCGTCTTCAACATTATGTTTGTCATTTCGGTGTGTGCTCTGTGCTCGGGCACAGTATGCCAACTCAACTGGTGGCCTTTGGTGCGTGACTGCTTTTTCTATTGTTTGTCCATATTGGTGATGTTGATTATCATTGTCAACGATGTGATCTCCTGTGTAAGTAGACCAAGCACAAACGATCGCAGAAAAGATTCTTTAATGTGCTCAAATTCTCTTCCCTTCTGCAGTTCGAATCGATCGTCATGTTGCTGTGCTATGTGCTGTACTGTGTCGCCCTGCATTTCAATTCTGATCTGGAGCGATGGGCCATGTCTCTCAATCTTCCCTTCAAGCTTCCAACCAAAGAGGAACAGTCATCTTTAGTCACCTACAAAAACGTCCCCGACACCACCTATACAGAAGGCAGTCAACAGCAGACTAATTTGTCACAAGAGCCTAACGCCGCCTCTGCGACACCAGGAAACCAGCAGCAATCAGACTACCAGAATTACACCGATCCAAATGCCAGTTGGGACCCAAATTCCGCTTGGGGCGAGGAAGCCTCCAGCAATCCCGTAGGAGGGGCCAGTGCTAGAGCCACCCAACCTCCGGTGGACGATTGGGGCATGAGTCAGTTCAGTGGTGGCCAAGGCCAAGAGAATATGGCCTACAATCCCGATCAGCCTGAGTCGGTAGTTACACAAAGTGCTTCGGCAGATGCAGCGAATAAGCCTGTGGTGGGCAAGCCTCAACCACCTGGTGGGGGCGCAACGGACTACTACAAGTCCAGCGACAAATCCAAAGAAGCTCGTCCCAATCCACTGGAACGTCCTACCGCGGGTGGGCTTCCAGCACTGGTTTCCTGGTATGTTGTCTATCCCATTCACTTCATGTGCCAGAAAACCATGCCCGACTGTCGCACCGAACAGTATCGCAATTGGTACCCCTTCACATTCCTCATCTCCATGATCTGGATTTCGTTCTATTCATACTTCATGGTGTGGATGATCACCGTCATTGGCTCAACACTGGGCATACCGGATACGGTGATGGGTCTAACCTTTGTTGCTGCTGGTGTCTCTGTGCCCGATGCCCTAAGCTCAATAGCTGTTATCAAAGAAGGCTATGGCGATATGGCCGTTTCAAATGCAATCGGCTCGAATGTCTTTGATATCCTAGTGTGCTTAGGTCTTCCGTGGTTCATACAGACGGCCATCATTAAGCCGGGCTCTCACGTCAATGTCATATCGAAAGGTAAGTGGACTGGAGTTAGCGAGTGGGTGACGTGGGTCACACGGGTGACGTGGGTACTCTTAAGAGCTTCGCCAGAGCAACCTGGAAGACTTAAGGACAGCTGAGGACACTCAAGTGTCATTTGCCCGTCATTTCTTTTAATGAGTTGTGTGTTTTCTGTCTTAAACTTTAACGTAAAACGAGGTAATATCCAAAAAGTTTCTCAACACCTTACCTCTCCTCTTCACAAGCAAAACAACACCGGGACTCCCTCACTCCCACACACAGTCACTCTCCCAATAAAACACTAAATGCACATTTGTTTGCATTCGCAGCCACTAGACACTACTgacacttgcaaaattttccatttggtcaaaattcaaaatttacttCAAGCCTATTAACCTACTGCTGACGACGAATCAATATGAGCACACATATTTATTTCTTCTACCATCATTCACTGCTATTATCACTTAGTTAGAAGTTTTGGTTTCTACTACACCATAGTAGAAAATCGTATTATTTATGGCTTTTCTATCGTTCTTGAAGTCCTTTTTGGAGAGAACTATAATGCCACTAGTGTTGATAGGAACAAATGTTACGATGATTAGTTGGGTTCGGAGCGGTCCCAAAAGTAGCCGACCTAATGTAGTAAGAATATTATTTTGTTTCGTAAAAAGTGGCAACCTTCTAAAACATATGTTTTATGTTTCAAAAGTAAGCGATCTCCGTGAATTGgcaaatatggaaaaaattggtcacggatatatttattatacaaTACTTTCATTTGCAAAGCCTCCGCCCCACCAACATAAAAACCGAGCTACATTCTGCTTTGGTGAAGTCTGGTTGGCTGAGTTTAAACGGGACCGGTCGACTTGTTGAGCCAAAAAGTATTACAAAATCCACAAAATGGGAGTAGAAGACCGTCAATTAAAAATTCGTGAGATGGGTTTGCTCTCAATACATCGGAAACAGCCCTGATCTCAAATCCACCTTTGCGATGGCAAAGATCCGCATAGCTTCAGCACGTACCTTATTCGGCAGATATAGATAATTTTTGTGTCCAAACTTAAAAAGAGGACTTGTCGGAAAAAGATTTGCCAGTACTAAAGAGTTGGAAGTTGCGGTTGAGGGCTATTTTGAGGACCTATAGAGATCTTAGTGCAAAAACAGGGTATCAAAGCTATGAAAAATCGTGGAAAAAGTGTATCGAGTTAAAAAAAAGGTTATGTTGC
This Stomoxys calcitrans chromosome 2, idStoCalc2.1, whole genome shotgun sequence DNA region includes the following protein-coding sequences:
- the LOC106084358 gene encoding probable sodium/potassium/calcium exchanger CG1090, which codes for MAFSRRTRRARMWNMGILFLIYYSVTVYSAKDSKLDEPVSLTDLGSAESQNEELPAKSGEQLDETSEGAEETEFIVTSTQATHAAPSHSLPTWRPKRENCTPPAIEQFPPTLMGPWLRRHGGLIIHVLVAVFTFFGLAIVCDEYFVASLDRLCEELKLSPDVAGATFMAAGSSAPELATVVIGVFFAKDDIGISGVIGSAVFNIMFVISVCALCSGTVCQLNWWPLVRDCFFYCLSILVMLIIIVNDVISCFESIVMLLCYVLYCVALHFNSDLERWAMSLNLPFKLPTKEEQSSLVTYKNVPDTTYTEGSQQQTNLSQEPNAASATPGNQQQSDYQNYTDPNASWDPNSAWGEEASSNPVGGASARATQPPVDDWGMSQFSGGQGQENMAYNPDQPESVVTQSASADAANKPVVGKPQPPGGGATDYYKSSDKSKEARPNPLERPTAGGLPALVSWYVVYPIHFMCQKTMPDCRTEQYRNWYPFTFLISMIWISFYSYFMVWMITVIGSTLGIPDTVMGLTFVAAGVSVPDALSSIAVIKEGYGDMAVSNAIGSNVFDILVCLGLPWFIQTAIIKPGSHVNVISKGLTYSTISLFSTVIFLILSTHLNGWKLDKRLGIILMVWYLLFITLASLYELNVFGYMNPPECPSDY